In Pseudomonas sp. GCEP-101, one DNA window encodes the following:
- a CDS encoding class I SAM-dependent methyltransferase, with protein MDDRNQHPGSLSEAIEQLEQQLRHLKDEESNLLSLATGGTPPTEVPRVLPFPRRRERPMGEGAGNAVLMDYLYGIDSTLRSLLPDGPTEELFRYASSAPASRALRSRRQLLAREIDRCCDQLNGQARILCVGCGHLREVELARSLRHGQFRQFTALDAQALCLQTVEASYAALGVQTQQCTLDELFYGRQDLRHFDLIYSPGLYEVLDDHDARDLTRNLFARLLPGGRLLMGNFLPDVPDIGYLEGLLDWRPHYRSDAGLLDLLLGIPYNDIGSARVFHDQGHCVAFLEVTRYG; from the coding sequence ATGGACGATCGCAATCAGCATCCGGGGTCACTCTCCGAGGCCATCGAGCAGCTGGAACAGCAGTTGCGTCATCTCAAGGATGAAGAAAGCAACCTGCTCTCGCTCGCCACGGGCGGCACGCCGCCAACGGAAGTCCCCCGCGTATTGCCCTTCCCCCGGCGTCGCGAACGGCCGATGGGGGAAGGCGCCGGCAACGCCGTGCTGATGGACTACCTCTACGGCATCGACAGCACCTTGCGCTCGTTGCTGCCCGACGGCCCCACGGAAGAGCTGTTCCGCTATGCCAGCTCCGCTCCCGCCTCCCGCGCGCTGCGCTCGCGCCGCCAGTTGCTGGCGCGGGAGATCGACCGCTGCTGCGACCAGCTCAACGGCCAGGCGCGCATTCTCTGCGTGGGCTGCGGGCACCTGCGCGAGGTCGAGCTGGCGCGCTCGCTGCGCCATGGCCAGTTCCGCCAGTTCACCGCGCTGGACGCGCAGGCGCTGTGCCTGCAGACCGTCGAGGCCAGCTATGCCGCCCTCGGTGTCCAGACCCAGCAATGCACGCTCGACGAGCTGTTCTACGGCCGCCAGGACCTGCGCCATTTCGACCTGATCTATTCACCGGGGCTGTACGAGGTGCTGGACGACCACGACGCCCGCGACCTGACCCGCAACCTGTTCGCCCGCCTGTTGCCCGGCGGTCGCCTGCTGATGGGCAACTTCCTCCCCGACGTGCCGGACATCGGCTACCTCGAAGGCCTGCTGGACTGGCGCCCGCATTACCGCAGCGACGCCGGCCTGCTCGACCTGCTGCTGGGCATCCCCTACAACGACATCGGCAGCGCGCGGGTCTTCCACGACCAGGGCCATTGCGTGGCCTTCCTCGAAGTGACCCGCTACGGCTGA
- a CDS encoding EAL domain-containing protein — translation MGLLPTRRTTRLLKLVWPFMVVVLLQTLIGSGSFLILSGVRAYVGGESLWSKGQKDAIHYLQLYGQSHDPADYERYRTAIAIPQGDRTFRAALDLSRPDVELARAGALQGGIHPDDVDVLIWLYRYFHEFSYFDQAVKMWIIGDAYLDQLEQLSDEMSAKIRANDVRPGDLSYWNSRIQAINDGVTPAAMAFSAALGQGSRLIMWVLLLANGATGLALILLAVWRTRILLRQQRAFESALDTEKERAQTTLAAIGDGVVTLDEYECIAYFNPAAERLIGWDNSMAVGLPLRSLLRVFDESTHVEGLPLVGQILRGEVDGGSETSKLIQRLDGTSVAVTLVATPIHAEGRVVGVVLVLHDMTRERQYMASLSWQATHDALTGLTNRREFEFRLKQALESSADSRDQHSLMYLDLDQFKLVNDTCGHAAGDELLRQVCSVLQQCLRDGDTLARLGGDEFGILLEHCPADLAVQIAERVRLTVQALHFMWEGRGFNITVSIGVVHISTMLVSVEEALRCADMACYMAKEKGRNRAQVFRPDDTELSNRVGEMAWVQRIRLALEEERFCLFAQPIYPVDERVREGAHVELLLRLNDECGRLVAPINFIPAAERYGLMPEIDRWVVENAFRILAERNADGGFEPIQTCAINLSGATIGDDTFLDFLREVQPRHGIEPASVCFEITETSAIANLVNATRFIQELKALGYRFSLDDFCAGMSSFVYLKHLPVDYLKIDGSFIKDMLEDPIDRAMVQVINQIGHVMGKRTVAEFVETQEILEVLREIGIDYAQGYGLARPQPFNRSFLRETHVAAVASDTTSGR, via the coding sequence ATGGGGCTCTTGCCGACCCGGCGGACGACGCGTCTGCTCAAGCTGGTCTGGCCATTCATGGTCGTGGTCCTGCTGCAGACGCTTATCGGCAGCGGCAGTTTCCTCATTCTGTCGGGCGTGCGTGCCTATGTCGGCGGCGAGAGCCTCTGGTCCAAGGGGCAGAAGGACGCCATCCATTACCTGCAGCTCTACGGCCAGAGCCATGACCCGGCGGATTACGAGCGTTACCGCACCGCCATCGCCATTCCCCAGGGCGACCGCACCTTCCGTGCCGCCCTCGATCTCAGCCGACCCGACGTGGAGCTGGCCCGCGCCGGCGCGCTGCAGGGCGGCATCCATCCCGATGACGTCGACGTGCTGATCTGGCTGTACCGTTACTTCCACGAATTCAGTTACTTCGACCAGGCCGTGAAGATGTGGATCATCGGCGACGCCTACCTCGACCAGCTAGAGCAACTGTCCGACGAGATGAGCGCCAAGATCCGCGCCAACGATGTGCGGCCCGGTGACCTGAGCTACTGGAACAGCCGGATCCAGGCGATCAACGATGGCGTCACCCCCGCCGCCATGGCCTTCTCCGCCGCGCTGGGGCAGGGCTCGCGGCTGATCATGTGGGTGCTGCTGCTGGCCAACGGCGCCACCGGCCTGGCGCTGATCCTCCTGGCGGTCTGGCGCACGCGCATCCTGTTGCGCCAGCAGCGCGCCTTCGAAAGCGCCCTGGATACCGAGAAGGAGCGCGCGCAGACCACCCTGGCGGCCATCGGCGACGGCGTGGTGACCCTCGACGAGTACGAGTGCATCGCCTACTTCAACCCGGCGGCGGAGCGCCTGATCGGCTGGGACAACTCCATGGCCGTCGGCCTGCCGCTGCGCTCGCTGCTGCGGGTATTCGACGAGAGTACCCACGTCGAGGGGCTGCCGCTGGTGGGGCAGATCCTGCGCGGCGAGGTGGACGGCGGCAGCGAAACCAGCAAGCTGATCCAGCGCCTGGACGGCACCAGCGTGGCGGTCACCCTGGTCGCCACGCCCATCCATGCCGAGGGGCGCGTCGTGGGCGTGGTGCTGGTGCTGCACGACATGACCCGCGAGCGGCAGTACATGGCCAGCCTGTCCTGGCAGGCGACCCACGACGCGCTGACCGGCCTGACTAACCGCCGCGAGTTCGAATTCCGCCTCAAGCAGGCGCTGGAAAGTTCGGCGGACTCCCGCGACCAGCATTCGCTGATGTACCTGGACCTGGACCAGTTCAAGCTGGTCAACGACACCTGCGGCCACGCCGCTGGCGACGAGCTGCTGCGCCAGGTCTGCTCCGTGCTGCAGCAGTGCCTGCGCGACGGCGACACCCTGGCGCGGCTGGGCGGCGACGAGTTCGGCATTCTCCTCGAACACTGCCCGGCGGACCTGGCGGTGCAGATCGCCGAGCGCGTCCGCCTGACCGTGCAGGCGCTGCACTTCATGTGGGAGGGCCGCGGCTTCAACATCACCGTGAGTATCGGCGTGGTGCACATCTCCACCATGCTGGTCTCGGTGGAGGAGGCGCTGCGCTGCGCCGACATGGCCTGCTACATGGCCAAGGAAAAAGGCCGCAACCGCGCCCAGGTGTTCCGCCCGGATGATACCGAGCTGTCCAACCGGGTCGGCGAGATGGCCTGGGTGCAGCGCATCCGCCTGGCGCTGGAGGAGGAGCGTTTCTGCCTCTTCGCTCAGCCGATCTACCCGGTGGACGAGCGGGTGAGGGAGGGGGCCCACGTCGAGTTGCTGCTGCGCCTGAACGACGAGTGCGGCCGGCTGGTGGCGCCGATCAACTTCATCCCCGCCGCCGAGCGCTACGGCCTGATGCCGGAAATCGACCGCTGGGTGGTCGAGAACGCCTTCAGGATCCTCGCCGAGCGCAATGCCGATGGCGGTTTCGAGCCGATCCAGACCTGTGCGATCAACTTGTCCGGCGCGACCATCGGCGACGACACCTTCCTCGACTTCCTGCGCGAGGTGCAGCCGCGCCATGGCATCGAGCCGGCCAGCGTGTGCTTCGAGATCACCGAGACCAGCGCCATCGCCAACCTGGTCAACGCCACGCGCTTCATCCAGGAGCTCAAGGCGCTGGGCTACCGCTTCTCGCTGGACGATTTCTGCGCCGGCATGTCCTCCTTCGTCTACCTCAAGCACCTGCCGGTGGACTACCTGAAGATCGACGGCAGCTTCATCAAGGACATGCTCGAAGACCCCATCGACCGCGCCATGGTCCAGGTGATCAACCAGATCGGCCACGTGATGGGCAAACGCACGGTGGCGGAGTTCGTCGAAACCCAGGAAATCCTCGAAGTGCTGCGGGAAATCGGCATCGACTACGCCCAGGGGTACGGGCTGGCGAGGCCGCAACCTTTCAATCGGAGCTTCCTGCGTGAGACGCACGTCGCAGCTGTAGCATCCGACACAACCTCCGGACGGTGA
- a CDS encoding TenA family transcriptional regulator, with product MNDTFVRSGPLKELSSYPLWAQRLVQECESSRLAVVEHPFYARMRDGQLSRQTLRAFLIGGWQVVEQFPLYMSHNLLKTRFGRSPGEDMARRWLMRNIRVELNHADYWVRWAEAYGVTLAELKAQLVPAELHALGHWCWHSCATEELALAMAATNYAIEGATGDWSALVCSTDTYERTLPAGARKDAMRWLKMHARYDDDHPWEALEIICTLCGPQLPMPRCLALREAICKSYGYMRMFLDQCLALEQAQGDVRRGPMQVVG from the coding sequence ATGAACGACACCTTTGTTCGCAGTGGGCCGCTCAAGGAGCTTTCCAGCTATCCGCTCTGGGCCCAGCGCCTGGTGCAGGAGTGCGAATCCAGCCGCCTGGCGGTGGTCGAGCACCCGTTCTACGCCCGCATGCGCGACGGCCAGCTGAGCCGCCAGACCCTGCGCGCCTTCCTCATCGGCGGTTGGCAGGTGGTGGAGCAGTTCCCCCTGTACATGTCCCACAACCTGCTCAAGACGCGCTTTGGCCGCAGCCCCGGCGAAGACATGGCGCGGCGCTGGCTGATGCGCAATATCCGCGTCGAGCTCAACCATGCCGACTACTGGGTACGCTGGGCCGAGGCCTACGGCGTGACCCTCGCCGAGCTGAAGGCCCAGCTGGTGCCCGCCGAACTGCACGCCCTCGGCCACTGGTGCTGGCACAGCTGCGCCACCGAAGAGCTGGCGCTGGCCATGGCGGCCACCAACTACGCCATCGAAGGCGCCACCGGCGACTGGTCGGCGCTGGTCTGCTCCACCGATACCTACGAACGCACCCTGCCGGCCGGCGCCCGCAAGGACGCCATGCGCTGGCTGAAGATGCACGCCCGCTACGACGACGATCACCCCTGGGAAGCCCTGGAGATCATTTGCACCCTCTGCGGCCCGCAACTCCCCATGCCGCGCTGCCTGGCGCTGCGCGAGGCGATCTGCAAGAGCTATGGCTACATGCGCATGTTCCTCGACCAGTGCCTGGCGCTGGAGCAGGCCCAGGGCGACGTGCGGCGTGGGCCGATGCAGGTGGTGGGGTAG
- a CDS encoding quinone oxidoreductase family protein: MKALQFDRTGDLAALSFTDIADPVPAADEVLVEVHAAGLNPSDVKNVLGRFPYTTLPRVPGRDFAGTVVKGPAELLGKSVWGTGKALGFTRNGSHAQLLSVPAGGVALMPERMSFAQAASCGVPFTTAWDALERSQVGAGTRLLVIGSGAVGAAAISLAKARGAQVLGAVRRAESQVELHSQGVPSILLGTAETLAAQVEEHFPGGAEVIFDTTGFWLPAAVSALATFGRIAIIAAPVDGHVQLPALALYRRGGSVVGVNSLLYDTVACAAMLRQFGQWFDDGRLPLPTGLREVPLSEGVLRYHEINEGSSEKIILVP; this comes from the coding sequence ATGAAAGCCCTGCAATTCGATCGCACCGGCGACCTCGCCGCCCTGAGCTTCACCGACATTGCCGACCCGGTGCCCGCCGCCGACGAGGTGCTGGTGGAAGTCCACGCCGCTGGCCTGAACCCCAGCGACGTGAAGAACGTTCTCGGCCGCTTCCCCTACACCACCCTGCCCCGGGTGCCCGGTCGCGACTTCGCCGGCACTGTCGTGAAAGGCCCGGCCGAGCTCCTCGGCAAGTCGGTCTGGGGCACCGGCAAGGCCCTGGGGTTCACCCGCAACGGCAGCCACGCGCAATTGTTGAGCGTGCCGGCGGGTGGCGTGGCGCTGATGCCCGAGCGCATGAGCTTCGCCCAGGCCGCCAGCTGCGGGGTGCCCTTCACCACCGCCTGGGACGCCCTGGAGCGCAGCCAGGTGGGCGCCGGCACGCGCCTGCTGGTGATCGGCTCCGGCGCCGTCGGCGCAGCGGCCATTTCCCTGGCCAAGGCACGAGGCGCGCAGGTGCTGGGGGCGGTGCGGCGCGCCGAGTCACAGGTCGAACTGCACTCCCAGGGCGTGCCGAGCATTCTGCTGGGTACGGCGGAAACCCTGGCCGCGCAGGTGGAGGAACACTTCCCCGGCGGCGCCGAGGTGATCTTCGACACCACCGGTTTCTGGCTGCCCGCGGCGGTCTCGGCACTGGCCACCTTCGGCCGCATCGCCATCATCGCCGCGCCGGTGGACGGCCACGTGCAACTGCCGGCCCTGGCGCTGTACCGGCGTGGCGGTTCGGTGGTGGGGGTGAATTCGCTGCTTTACGACACGGTCGCCTGCGCCGCGATGCTGCGCCAGTTCGGCCAGTGGTTCGACGATGGCCGACTGCCCCTGCCCACCGGCCTGCGCGAAGTGCCGCTGAGCGAGGGCGTGCTGCGTTATCACGAGATCAACGAGGGCAGCAGCGAGAAGATCATTCTCGTGCCGTGA
- a CDS encoding XapX domain-containing protein, producing the protein MSYLISLAIGIAVGLAYHFLDFRSPAPPLVALVGLLGMQIGENALPLLSRWIH; encoded by the coding sequence ATGAGTTACCTGATATCCCTGGCCATCGGCATCGCCGTCGGCCTCGCCTACCACTTCCTCGACTTCCGCTCGCCGGCGCCGCCGCTGGTGGCGCTGGTCGGCCTGCTCGGCATGCAGATCGGCGAGAACGCCCTACCGCTGCTGAGCCGCTGGATTCACTGA
- a CDS encoding AraC family transcriptional regulator: protein MARAAPPDFDATPASLRALARSYPRGLHIEPHSHDWGQVLYAMSGVMWLETPSEALLVPPNRAVWLPPQVPHGIRVVSELQMRNIYLRPGTADALGEQVQAFEVGGLLRELIVRLVEHEREPDTDYYQALSQLAVLELQRARSLLLRVPLPDDSDRRLLNLCLAVMAEPSQAISFEQHAADAGASVRTLARLFQRSLGMGFAQWRRQVQLATAVAQLNEGIAVSQIAHGLGYQPGSFSEMFRRELGVAPSEYCGR from the coding sequence ATGGCCCGTGCCGCTCCTCCCGATTTCGACGCCACCCCGGCTTCCCTGCGTGCCCTGGCCCGCAGCTACCCGCGCGGCCTGCACATCGAGCCGCACTCCCATGACTGGGGGCAGGTGCTCTACGCCATGTCGGGGGTGATGTGGCTGGAGACGCCCTCCGAGGCGCTGCTGGTACCGCCCAACCGCGCCGTCTGGCTGCCGCCGCAGGTGCCCCACGGCATCCGCGTGGTCAGCGAGTTGCAGATGCGCAATATCTACCTGCGGCCGGGAACGGCGGACGCCCTCGGCGAGCAGGTGCAGGCGTTCGAGGTGGGCGGATTGTTGCGCGAGCTGATCGTCAGGCTGGTAGAGCACGAGCGCGAGCCGGACACCGATTACTACCAGGCGCTGTCGCAACTGGCCGTGCTGGAGCTGCAACGCGCCCGCAGCCTGCTGTTGCGCGTGCCGCTGCCGGACGACTCCGACCGCCGCCTGCTCAACCTGTGCCTGGCGGTGATGGCCGAGCCGAGCCAGGCCATTTCCTTCGAGCAGCACGCCGCCGACGCGGGCGCCAGCGTGCGCACCCTCGCCCGCCTCTTCCAGCGCAGCCTGGGCATGGGTTTCGCCCAGTGGCGCAGGCAGGTGCAACTGGCCACGGCGGTGGCGCAGCTCAACGAAGGCATCGCGGTGAGCCAGATCGCCCATGGGCTGGGGTACCAGCCGGGGAGTTTCAGCGAGATGTTCCGGAGGGAGCTGGGCGTGGCGCCGTCGGAGTATTGCGGGCGGTAG
- the hppD gene encoding 4-hydroxyphenylpyruvate dioxygenase, producing the protein MNAVTKIEQHNPIGTDGFEFVEFTAPDAQGIEQLRQLFTGMGFTETAKHRSKEVFLFQQNDINIVLNGSPTGHVHEFAKKHGPSACAMAFRVKNAAQAAAYVESQGAKLVGSHANFGELNIPCVEGIGGSLLYLVDRYGDKSIYDVDFEFIEGRSANDNAVGLLCIDHLTHNVKRGQMDVWSGFYERIANFREIRYFDIEGKLTGLLSRAMTAPCGKIRIPINESADDKSQIEEFIREYHGEGIQHIALTTDDIYATVRQLRANGVDFMSTPDTYYAKVDTRVAGHGEPLEQLRELNILIDGAPGDDGILLQIFTNTVIGPIFFEIIQRKGNQGFGEGNFKALFESIEEDQIRRGVISDQ; encoded by the coding sequence ATGAACGCCGTGACCAAGATCGAACAACACAATCCCATCGGCACCGACGGCTTCGAGTTCGTCGAATTCACCGCCCCCGACGCCCAGGGCATCGAGCAGCTGCGCCAGCTGTTCACCGGCATGGGCTTCACCGAGACCGCCAAGCACCGTTCCAAGGAAGTCTTCCTGTTCCAGCAGAACGACATCAACATCGTGCTCAACGGCAGCCCCACCGGCCACGTCCACGAGTTCGCCAAGAAGCACGGCCCCAGCGCCTGCGCCATGGCCTTCCGGGTGAAGAACGCAGCCCAGGCCGCCGCCTATGTCGAATCCCAGGGCGCGAAACTGGTGGGCAGCCACGCCAACTTCGGCGAACTGAACATCCCCTGTGTCGAAGGCATCGGCGGCTCGCTGCTGTACCTCGTCGACCGTTATGGCGACAAGAGCATCTATGACGTCGACTTCGAGTTCATCGAAGGCCGCAGCGCCAACGACAACGCCGTCGGCCTGCTGTGCATCGACCACCTGACGCACAACGTCAAGCGCGGCCAGATGGACGTCTGGTCCGGCTTCTACGAGCGCATCGCCAACTTCCGCGAGATCCGCTACTTCGACATCGAAGGCAAGCTCACCGGCCTGCTGTCCCGCGCCATGACCGCGCCGTGCGGCAAGATCCGCATCCCGATCAACGAGTCGGCGGACGACAAGTCGCAGATCGAGGAATTCATCCGCGAATACCACGGCGAAGGCATCCAGCACATCGCCCTGACCACCGACGACATCTACGCCACCGTGCGCCAGCTGCGCGCCAATGGCGTGGATTTCATGAGCACGCCGGATACCTACTACGCCAAGGTCGACACCCGCGTCGCCGGCCACGGCGAGCCGCTGGAGCAACTGCGCGAGCTGAACATCCTTATCGACGGCGCGCCGGGCGACGATGGCATCCTGCTGCAGATCTTCACCAACACGGTAATCGGGCCGATCTTCTTCGAGATCATCCAGCGCAAGGGCAACCAGGGCTTCGGCGAGGGCAACTTCAAGGCCCTGTTCGAATCCATCGAGGAAGACCAGATTCGCCGTGGCGTGATCTCCGACCAGTAA
- the maiA gene encoding maleylacetoacetate isomerase, with the protein MLTLYSYWRSSAAYRVRIALGLKGLAYRQVPVHLVKDGGQQHAADYKQLNPQELVPLLVDGDARIAQSLAILEYLDETHPQPGLLPRDALQRAQVRSLALHIACDIHPLNNLRVLQYLSGPLEVADEAKNAWIRHWVETGLRAVEAGVAHWTGPLSLGERPGYFEACLIPQLYNARRFDCDLSACPRLLAIAARCETLDVFQQAAPEVQPDAQ; encoded by the coding sequence ATGCTCACCCTGTATTCCTACTGGCGCTCCAGCGCCGCCTACCGCGTGCGCATCGCCCTCGGGCTCAAGGGCCTGGCCTACCGTCAGGTGCCGGTGCACCTGGTGAAGGACGGCGGCCAGCAGCACGCCGCCGACTACAAACAGCTCAACCCGCAGGAGCTGGTGCCGTTGCTGGTGGATGGCGACGCGCGCATCGCCCAGTCACTGGCCATCCTCGAGTACCTCGACGAAACCCACCCGCAGCCCGGCCTGCTGCCGCGCGATGCGCTGCAGCGTGCGCAGGTGCGCTCCCTGGCGCTGCACATCGCCTGCGACATCCACCCGCTGAACAACCTGCGCGTGCTGCAGTACCTCAGCGGCCCGCTCGAGGTGGCGGACGAGGCGAAGAACGCCTGGATCCGCCACTGGGTCGAGACCGGCCTGCGCGCGGTGGAAGCGGGCGTCGCCCACTGGACCGGGCCGCTGTCCCTGGGCGAGCGCCCCGGCTACTTCGAGGCCTGCCTGATTCCCCAGCTGTACAACGCCCGCCGCTTCGATTGCGACCTTTCCGCCTGCCCGCGCCTGCTCGCCATCGCCGCGCGCTGCGAAACCCTCGACGTCTTCCAGCAGGCCGCCCCGGAGGTGCAGCCCGACGCCCAGTAA
- a CDS encoding amino acid permease, giving the protein MTRETQHAGQLQRGLKNRHIQLIALGGAIGTGLFLGSAGVLKSAGPSMILGYAIAGFIAFLIMRQLGEMIVEEPVAGSFSHFAHKYWGGFAGFLSGWNCWVLYILVGMSELTAVGKYIHYWWPEVPTWATAALFFVVVNAINLFNVKAFGEAEFWFAIIKVAAIVGMIALGCYLLASGTGGEQAAVSNLWAHGGFFPNGIGGLVMAMAIIMFSFGGLEMLGFTAAEADQPKKVIPKAINQVIYRILIFYIGALTVLLSLTPWDSLLQTLNASGDSYSGSPFVQIFSMIGSSTAAHVLNFVVLTAALSVYNSGTYCNGRMLVGLAEQGDAPRALAKVDSRGVPVRSLMVSAAVTFLAVLVNYLVPARALELLMSLVVAALVINWAMISLAHLKFRARMDADGKRTAFRAVAYPAANWLCLGFVVFILGVMLLTPGIQVSVYAIPVWLLVMYGCYRLKRQGAARGEVRAALAD; this is encoded by the coding sequence ATGACGCGTGAAACTCAACACGCAGGCCAGCTCCAGCGCGGCCTGAAGAATCGCCATATCCAGCTGATCGCCCTCGGTGGCGCCATCGGTACCGGGCTGTTCCTCGGCTCGGCCGGGGTGCTCAAGTCCGCGGGGCCGTCGATGATCCTCGGCTATGCCATCGCCGGCTTCATCGCCTTCCTGATCATGCGCCAGCTCGGCGAGATGATCGTCGAGGAGCCCGTCGCCGGGTCCTTCAGCCACTTCGCGCACAAGTACTGGGGCGGCTTCGCCGGCTTCCTCTCGGGCTGGAACTGCTGGGTGCTGTACATCCTGGTGGGCATGTCGGAGCTCACCGCGGTGGGCAAGTACATCCACTACTGGTGGCCGGAGGTACCGACCTGGGCGACCGCCGCGCTGTTCTTCGTGGTGGTCAACGCGATCAACCTGTTCAACGTGAAGGCCTTCGGCGAGGCGGAGTTCTGGTTCGCCATCATCAAGGTCGCCGCCATCGTCGGCATGATCGCCCTGGGCTGCTACCTGCTGGCCAGCGGCACCGGCGGCGAGCAGGCGGCGGTGAGCAACCTGTGGGCCCACGGCGGCTTCTTCCCCAACGGCATCGGCGGGCTGGTGATGGCCATGGCGATCATCATGTTCTCCTTCGGCGGGCTGGAGATGCTCGGCTTCACCGCCGCCGAGGCAGACCAGCCGAAAAAGGTGATCCCCAAGGCGATCAACCAGGTCATCTACCGCATCCTGATCTTCTACATCGGCGCGCTCACCGTGCTGCTCTCGCTGACCCCGTGGGACAGCCTGCTGCAAACGCTCAATGCCTCCGGCGACTCCTACAGCGGCAGCCCCTTCGTGCAGATCTTCTCGATGATCGGCAGCAGCACCGCGGCCCACGTCCTCAACTTCGTGGTGCTCACCGCCGCGCTCTCGGTCTACAACAGCGGCACCTACTGCAACGGCCGCATGCTGGTAGGCCTGGCGGAGCAGGGCGATGCGCCGCGGGCCCTGGCCAAGGTGGACAGCCGTGGCGTGCCGGTGCGCTCGCTGATGGTCTCTGCGGCGGTGACCTTCCTCGCCGTGCTGGTGAACTACCTGGTGCCGGCCCGCGCGCTGGAGCTGCTGATGTCCCTGGTGGTCGCCGCACTGGTGATCAACTGGGCGATGATCAGCCTGGCGCACCTGAAGTTCCGCGCGCGCATGGATGCCGACGGCAAGCGCACCGCCTTCCGTGCCGTGGCGTATCCCGCGGCCAACTGGCTGTGCCTGGGCTTCGTGGTGTTCATCCTCGGCGTCATGCTGCTCACCCCGGGCATCCAGGTGTCGGTCTATGCGATTCCGGTGTGGCTGCTGGTGATGTACGGCTGCTATCGCCTCAAGCGTCAGGGCGCGGCGCGTGGCGAGGTGCGGGCCGCGTTGGCGGATTGA
- a CDS encoding MliC family protein — MKKALWLLAAAVPVLLVACGGEEKKAPQVDALVLPGDAKLDSRSVSYKCEDGRKISVQYLNKGDNSLAVVPVTDASSLVFANVISASGAKYAAGQYVWWTKGEDATLYKDWKGGEPADGVACKER, encoded by the coding sequence ATGAAAAAAGCACTTTGGCTGCTCGCGGCGGCCGTGCCGGTCCTCCTCGTCGCCTGCGGCGGCGAAGAGAAGAAAGCGCCCCAGGTGGACGCGCTGGTCCTCCCCGGCGACGCCAAGCTGGACTCGCGCAGCGTCTCGTACAAGTGCGAGGACGGCCGCAAGATCAGCGTGCAGTACCTGAACAAGGGCGACAACAGCCTCGCCGTGGTACCGGTGACCGACGCCTCCAGCCTGGTCTTCGCCAACGTCATCTCCGCCTCCGGCGCCAAGTACGCCGCCGGCCAGTACGTCTGGTGGACCAAGGGCGAAGACGCCACCCTGTACAAGGACTGGAAGGGCGGCGAACCCGCCGATGGCGTGGCCTGCAAGGAGCGCTGA
- a CDS encoding nucleoside-binding protein, producing the protein MAQADEDRFFEWTSNTLGFRYGKGFTNPNNPHDISKRIFSFSHADGYRYGSNFFHLDVLQSDSDDPRKGTDHGSSEVYGVFRSQLYASRVFDLPQGKGLVKDHAFTFGFDASRNNNLGSAKKRALVFGPTLKFNGPGVLDLSLLYYREKNHSGIPNVKHPDHTFDTTYMVNLTWLRPFQLGDHGAKFQGFLNYTGEKGEDYNDNDTAPETLIRTSLMFATLPGAKRQPNLWLGVGYEYWHNKFGVDGGRGTRTSTPTVNLEFTF; encoded by the coding sequence ATGGCGCAGGCTGATGAGGATCGCTTCTTCGAGTGGACCAGCAACACGCTGGGCTTCCGTTACGGCAAGGGCTTCACCAACCCGAACAACCCGCACGACATCAGCAAGCGCATCTTCAGCTTCAGCCACGCCGACGGGTATCGCTACGGCAGCAACTTCTTCCACCTCGACGTGCTGCAGTCCGACAGCGATGACCCGCGCAAGGGCACCGACCATGGCAGCAGCGAGGTCTATGGCGTGTTCCGCAGCCAACTCTATGCCTCACGGGTGTTCGACCTGCCGCAGGGCAAGGGGCTGGTGAAGGACCACGCCTTCACCTTCGGCTTCGACGCCAGCCGCAACAACAACCTCGGCTCGGCGAAGAAGCGCGCCCTGGTGTTCGGCCCCACCCTCAAGTTCAACGGCCCCGGCGTGCTGGACCTGTCGCTGCTCTACTACCGCGAGAAGAACCATTCCGGCATCCCCAACGTGAAGCACCCGGACCACACCTTCGACACCACCTACATGGTCAACCTGACCTGGCTGCGGCCGTTCCAGCTGGGCGACCACGGGGCGAAGTTCCAGGGTTTCCTCAACTACACCGGGGAGAAGGGCGAAGATTACAACGACAACGACACCGCGCCGGAGACGCTGATCCGCACCTCGCTGATGTTCGCCACCCTGCCCGGCGCCAAGCGCCAGCCCAACCTGTGGCTGGGCGTGGGCTACGAGTACTGGCACAACAAGTTCGGCGTGGACGGTGGGCGCGGCACGCGGACCTCGACGCCGACGGTGAACCTGGAGTTCACCTTCTAG